One Onthophagus taurus isolate NC chromosome 11, IU_Otau_3.0, whole genome shotgun sequence genomic window carries:
- the LOC111413240 gene encoding uncharacterized protein — MVLFSFCNNTNDRSFMMGYEVFDPETGEVPFYSAVNSETGEVEICDLHDENDNITRGTFKIPQSYFEHILNDNEGNINEMARLLFMSPNRLGWNIIDPQDYQCDDYQSNDYQYDCEDNIEEKQNESNSDKKKDNTIVHPLIDPVIQYTLNVVNVAFYLGKQYQRPSLKKLKISDIYYQSLLKSFFRHLVPFMSNNHLKRKGIKYGLHCVKRIRVF, encoded by the exons ATGGTCTTATTTAGTTTCTGCAACAACACCAACGACAGAAG CTTCATGATGGGATACGAAGTATTCGACCCCGAAACGGGGGAAGTTCCGTTTTATTCCGCTGTAAATTCCGAAACGGGAGAAGTTGAAATTTGCGATCTTCACGATGAAAACGATAATATTACAAGAGGAACGTTTAAAATTCCTCAATCTTACTTCgaacatattttaaatgataatgaAGGAAACATTAATGAAATGGCAAGGTTATTATTTATGTCGCCAAATCGATTAGGATGGAATATAATTGATCCTCAAGATTATCAATGTGATGATTATCAAAGTAATGATTATCAATACGATTGTGAAGATAAtatagaagaaaaacaaaacgaGTCTAATTCAGATAAGAAGAAAGATAATACAATAGTTCATCCCCTTATAGACCCTGTCATTCAATACACGTTAAACGTTGTAAACGTTGCATTTTACTTAGGGAAGCAATATCAAAGACCgtcgttaaaaaaattaaaaataagcgACATCTACTATCAGAGCttgttaaaaagtttttttaggCATCTTGTTCCATTTATGTCGAATAATCACTTAAAAAGGAAAGGAATTAAATACGGACTTCATTGCGTAAAGAGAATTAGGGTATTTTGA